In the genome of Parasteatoda tepidariorum isolate YZ-2023 chromosome 10, CAS_Ptep_4.0, whole genome shotgun sequence, the window GGAAAATGATGATTTGGCAGCTATTTTTCGAATAGAAAAACTGATTGATGAGCAATTTCGAAAACGATATCGACAAGTTTTGATCTACCATTGTATTGATATCGATATCGACAtagtttttcttacataaactctattaaaatcattttgactgctttttaatttcaattagaaaaacaatgatgacacaatttctaagaattttgGGACTTtctgtacaacatataatttttgttttagcaatatttactaataacttgttatattaCTGTATCGGCATAGGTTCTTAGAgtgaaaaacataataattagtcactacatttttaaaaaaatcaatgcattacaatttttttttactgcaaccttaaaaacattttttagcatCAGTTGTACTGTTTCCGTCCTACACAAAGTtgtttgaaaagatattttttatttatcgattcCAAAGTTATATGATTTAGGGCAGTGTTCCCCAACATTTTTATCACCGCGGActtgtcaacgtttgataattttacaacTTCCCACTGGGAGGGGGAAGGACgctgattgtttatattttagattatcttgatttattaattttaatttaattgtatttgaacatgccttcaaaataaaatgcagtgacaccaaaaaataaatataaagtgatttaacatttaaacacactagaacgttaaatcaatgagaaccctgagcttgtttctttgcaatgagacggttccatctgggggtaatcggagacaatgatacattacaaacattaaaaaatttatgtcactaccttcgggggccactctttttaaataaataaaattttaatggaacacagatatttttaatttggggtttaaacctaggaatttaaattccgTTTCAATGGAATGGGcggcccggtaccatttgatcaacggaccggtaccggtccgcggaccgggggttggggaacactgNNNNNNNNNNNNNNNNNNNNNNNNNNNNNNNNNNNNNNNNNNNNNNNNNNNNNNNNNNNNNNNNNNNNNNNNNNNNNNNNNNNNNNNNNNNNNNNNNNNNNNNNNNNNNNNNNNNNNNNNNNNNNNNNNNNNNNNNNNNNNNNNNNNNNNNNNNNNNNNNNNNNNNNNNNNNNNNNNNNNNNNNNNNNNNNNNNNNNNNNNNNNNNNNNNNNNNNNNNNNNNNNNNNNNNNNNNNNNNNNNNNNNNNNNNNNNNNNNNNNNNNNNNNNNNNNNNNNNNNNNNNNNNNNNNNNNNNNNNNNNNNNNNNNNNNNNNNNNNNNNNNNNNNNNNNNNNNNNNNNNNNNNNNNNNNNNNNNNNNNNNNNNNNNNNNNNNNNNNNNNNNNNNNNNNNNNNNNNNNNNNNNNNNNNNNNNNNNNNNNNNNNNNNNNNNNNNNNNNNNNNNNNNNNNNNNNNNNNNNNNNNNNNNNNNNNNNNNNNNNNNNNNNNNNNNNNNNNNNNNNNNNNNNNNNNNNNNNNNNNNNNNNNNNNNNNNNNNNNNNNNNNNNNNNNNNNNNNNNNNNNNNNNNNNNNNNNNNNNNNNNNNNNNNNNNNNNNNNNNNNNNNNNNNNNNNNNNNNNNNNNNNNNNNNNNNNNNNNNNNNNNNNNNNNNNNNNNNNNNNNNNNNNNNNNNNNNNNNNNNNNNNNNNNNNNNNNNNNNNNNNNNNNNNNNNNNNNNNNNNNNNNNNNNNNNNNNNNNNNNNNNNNNNNNNNNNNNNNNNNNNNNNNNNNNNNNNNNNNNNNNNNNNNNNNNNNNNNNNNNNNNNNNNNNNNNNNNNNNNNNNNNNNNNNNNNNNNNNNNNNNNNNNNNNNNNNNNNNNNNNNNNNNNNNNNNNNNNNNNNNNNNNNNNNNNNNNNNNNNNNNNNNNNNNNNNNNNNNNNNNNNNNNNNNNNNNNNNNNNNNNNNNNNNNNNNNNNNNNNNNNNNNNNNNNNNNNNNNNNNNNNNNNNNNNNNNNNNNNNNNNNNNNNNNNNNNNNNNNNNNNNNNNNNNNNNNNNNNNNNNNNNNNNNNNNNNNNNNNNNNNNNNNNNNNNNNNNNNNNNNNNNNNNNNNNNNNNNNNNNNNNNNNNNNNNNNNNNNNNNNNNNNNNNNNNNNNNNNNNNNNNNNNNNNNNNNNNNNNNNNNNNNNNNNNNNNNNNNNNNNNNNNNNNNNNNNNNNNNNNNNNNNNNNNNNNNNNNNNNNNNNNNNNNNNNNNNNNNNNNNNNNNNNNNNNNNNNNNNNNNNNNNNNNNNNNNNNNNNNNNNNNNNNNNNNNNNNNNNNNNNNNNNNNNNNNNNNNNNNNNNNNNNNNNNNNNNNNNNNNNNNNNNNNNNNNNNNNNNNNNNNNNNNNNNNNNNNNNNNNNNNNNNNNNNNNNNNNNNNNNNNNNNNNNNNNNNNNNNNNNNNNNNNNNNNNNNNNNNNNNNNNNNNNNNNNNNNNNNNNTTCTAGTttcacttgatttaaaaaattgagaaaagatCTGAATGGTTGGCAGTTATATTAAAgacaaatattagaataaagtaATAATCGATCTGaggaattgttttataaataccaACAAAATACGAGATCATatgtgatattatttattcaatttataattattttttacatttttattaatacaaacaTTGCATGCaactgctttttaaaaataatttatattggtctagcatcaaaataataatattaatccaTGTAATTATGAttgtacttattaattaatacgGTTAATACTGTGATGACAATAAGTacattgatttgaaataaaaaagtaaataaaaatgttttttaagccaatttatcatttttcaaaatcgatAAATTGTGATGCAAAAAAAGCAATTGCTCAGCATTTTTTGGCAAAATTCTGTTTCTTCTTTGCTCATAAATGATGCCTGCTTCAGAGAACAGCCTCTCACTATAAACACTGCTTGCAGGAGGAGACAGATATTTATAgactaattttgataatatgggaaaattattttgatttttttcccaccAGTTGAGTGGTGATTCCTTCCTTTCAATAACtggtaatgaaatatatttattcaactcCTGCACTGAAGTTAACTCATTTTTGTCAGtatcagtaattttattatttatattactgttGTTAGTTATTTCTGAGAAAACATCCCAAACAGAAATAGATACACATTCCTCACCTTTAGTTGACTTGTGAGAATTTTcagaacttaaatattttgcgATTGACTTactattgttcaaattttttgacgatttaaaaatttcagatgcTTTTTCCTTCATTAATGAAAGTAATAAAGATTTCTTGTGAGAATACTTCATCATAACTCTGATCTTTATCGAAAAACAGTGTTTTATATCGTGGGTCCAAAATCGTTGCCAGTGAATAATGTTTGTTCAACTGTATTGTCGAAAAACgtttatgtgtattttttttctaatgcatcTTTCATTCTTCCAATTCCAGAAActtcaaaagattttaacaaatatCGTTGTAAAGTTACAACCATAGGAATAACTTcagaaattaatgattttgaacTACTTATCTGTATAGTTATTTCTTCAAAGGGTTGAagcaattttatacaattttcaattaaagtcCACTCATATGATGAAAAGTTCTGAATTTCATTGTTTCCATTCGCATAGATGGATATAGCATTTTGCAATTCTTGTAAGCGGTTCAACATGTAAAATGTACTGTTCCATCTTGTTGAAACATCCTGCACTAATTCTTTGTATTGTATATGTAACTGTTTTTcttgtatttctttaaattttgaacaagcTAAAGAAGAATGGTTGAAATGGCTAACAATTCTTCTTCCTAGAGCAATGATATCCTTTAATGCTTTTTGGGAATTTAATGCATCACTtacaattaaatgcaaattatgtaaaaaaacaagATTCACTTTCTAAATTGAGATCATTTACGGCTTTTACAATATTTGACCAGAATGACCAGAATATTTTACTTGTCACATTCCATTCCTCGCTCAAGCTGCTTAACATCTTGCCTACATTTTCTCCAGTTGGATTTCCGGTAAAGTGTCTTGAgtttaatacaaaatgtttgtaattaaaatcattatcNaagcaaaagaaaaataatagttttgtctagtccaattaaatataaatacttatttttaaaaaagtactgcGGCCAGAAACCGTATATCCGGCTCAAAGATTGGCCGGATATCCGGTATCCGGCCAAATTAAGATCCGATGCATCACTAGATAAACCTAGGAATATAAATCTAGTTTTAATGAAATGGCCAGCCCGGTGCTATTTGATCCACGTACCGGTACCGGTCCGCTGACCGGGAGTTGGGGAGCATACTTTAGGCGTATTTCGATCGAGTCCAAATTTTACAcccttatttgcttaaaattattaaataatttgctgaaaataaattttacaagcaatatgatttaatgcatttatagtaTAAAAGTAAGCGGTACTTCCATCACATATCCTTGATACCTCTCGTTTCTTGATACATCTTTTCTCGTTTTAGTTTTCAGacaataatatggttcaatCAAACAGATTTCAATTCAGGAATTATTGAATAGGTTCCTTGGATCATTTTTATCCtcttatatcaaaatataggaaaaattggTTTTCACAGTTTCTGTTAACCTTCTcgtcgcatattttttttatcaaaataaattcgaaaattgcatattttttattgctttttttaaaaatcagatgatgattctaaaaatgGCACGGCTTCAAagtctttttacaaatttcaattttcagtatttcatgtttaacaaaataaggcattttcctAATAACAAATTATGCTATAATAATATCTTGATAAGTCGtgttaaagtagaaaaataattttaacaaaagtaaattattacaccatctttttttaaaagagcaactttcttaaaattaaatgtgttatatataagtttaaacgTCAAATTGCGGTTCGAATTTgttcatttgaaaaacaaagcaaacagtTTTTTGAGTTGcactaatatgtatttatttttcacaaaccaaaaaaaataagaaacaataaagtaaataaataaacaatttgtttGTTCAATCGTAGAGAAAAGGGTGCACTACGATCAGTCAGACGTTTTGCACTGAGTAATTTCACTGATTAATTTCACcgattaatagaaaatatttttaaaatcttatcagCTAACTgagactagaaaaaaaaacttagttagTACTTGCAGCGAgtgttaatttaaagaaaacctctaaataccaataaaaattaagtaaaatagttCAGAATATTATCGGGTAAGAAATTAACGCGGTAAAAAGAGTAAAAGATATAATGATGAAGATATAATTTGCTGGATAGTTCTATGAATCACACGCGACCAggcgattaaaaatttaattttgcaactaAAATGTTAGGACAACATTTAGATAGATAAGATACTGAGatatattttaagcttaaaaattttggctaCGTATTCGACAGCTTATTATGTTCGGTatctaagttttcttttaataaaaacttgacaataatttaagaaggaattttactttaaaggaaaacctaaattaaagtactaaaaaaaatcgattattacattaatgaaaaaataatatacgatGTAGcgtaaagaataagatttttaaaaatgttataatttaattaaatagtttttaaaatagttctgtaAAACATGCTCGGACAggcgattaaaaaatttattttgagattaaGGCGATATGTAAAAtgatgagaaattttaagatgcttaaaaatgttgagtttttttatgtattaataattataaaatatgtatagaaGAATTGATGAAAACATTATCCCAAATCTATGcatacgtatgtatattattgaaattgtgtcatttattgaaaaagcaaaccaaaaaataaaatataatcacattAAATCCAAGCGCAACCTGATGTTCTATCAGAAGCACGCTTTTCTAAAACTGGATattcgttgaataaaatgttttttattcaataaaattatttattcaaatttcgttACTAAATTACGAATAAACGTTTAGACgactaagaaataaatattgtattttataattaagaaaatttaaaattataagattagCACTCggtttttagtgaaaaatatatgaattaaattttacgcTAAGCGTGCGTAAATCAAGTTCCTCGTAAGTTAAcggcattttaatattaatcaccccatttaaatatttcgtattctttttttgaaaataatcagttttaatttttctcagcttctgcgaaataaaaaacaattgaaactctatattttttaatagaaaaataggtAGATtattatggtataaaaaaattatacctcataattcaacatttttccttctcaattaaattaaataacaaaaaataataaataattattaaaaattattttttgcatgaaattatcttagaGTAATTGAGTTTTATGAgtctgtgcaatttttttaaaattgcttcattagttttacaaatatgactaaaaacgcaAGAAttgaaattagcattaatggGTCCACACTTTGAatcgctttcctgaccaaactttctcagattgcggctactatttaaaaaaataaatgtctgttcagagaaagtgcgtttttgtgacCGATTTCTtcacttaattaatagtttagcACTAAATAATTGAGGTCatccccaggaaccattaagattgacacctagtacgtgaaaatccgatcattagaacgaaagttattgaGGGTTAAGATCCCACTGTACATTCACGTGTGAAAGTgtgataaattatatatattattcgtAATGGCTAACTAAAATATTACGTAATACGTCACTCGTAATTCTTGTCAactcattttaaattgcttcCATTGACAAACCGACGAAGACCCAtccaattcaaaaaaaatagttaaccaTTTTTCCTTACTATGCTAACGTAAAAAGTAGTTCCCTGTAATCACTCCTTCTTATTGCTCTACTCTTATTGCCccacttttttgaaaaagtagcgACCACAATTGTTTGTAGTGTAGTTCTTCCgacatttataacaatttttataaaaagaatatttcttttaaagttcaaaagtttcgttttaagttaaataattaattcgaGTTGATTTAAAGATATTAGTCCCGCGAATaagttgtttaaattataagtggttttaaagatttgttttcttatttgtatCTCTTTATAAAGCGATTATCTTATGCGAAAATACAATTGGATTTTCCCTCGTGcgtgctttttaatttcaattaaaaatgataaggaaagtaaaaaaattgattcaagtTAGCTTTTGAACAAATCTAAGACACTGTCGCAGTTATACTTTGTGTAATGTTACTCTTTTATTTAAgtcttttctttcaattttttttaaacctttattcacttttaatgatataacagtTTGAGTTTATTCTATGTGAAACTTACAAGTGATGTTTCTTAATTTAAgggatttttttcaacttaaacgTAAATATACTGAAGATATCTGTTCGTCCTACATTGCTAGTCATTTAGCTTCCTGTGGAGAGATATATaatttgtctacggtaagaactcacCCCCGTCATAAAGTCTGAGGCCATTTGTTGCTATGGAAGtccatttcagggagggtagcacTCTAGGACTATAGACCGAAGATTTCCTTTCTGTCGTTGGCCAAAACTTGTactaaagcataaaataattcgTTGAAATAGTCTCTCATGTGAATGGTTCTTAATTTAGACCCTCTATTATCATTCGTATTTTGCCGTCTTTTGGAAGAGGATgtcattaaaactaatttatgacTTTAACCCACTATAGATGTTAATTTATTGGCTATTTCTTCCCggtttttaaactcatttgCTTCTCCACTCAatcaatttttcagaataaactcTCTGACTGAAAGATGAACCTCAAAACAACTTTTTCGTTCTTCAATGACCCCACAAATGTTAAACAAGAACAAAGAACCACCCAGAAGGGGGCAACCACAAACGATTTGCAGCTTTTGTGGCAGGgttaaatttcttctttcaatttgtttttgtagaatataaaatttctttcaatttgctTTTGTTGGGTATCAATTTGGAACGAAAACCTTCTGCCTCTCCAAGATGCTATCAAGGGAATGTCGGCTTTAATATTAATGGAAATCCTCAAATCGTTATAAATTTTAGCGAATCCTTCTTATCGACCTCTTTATAACTTCgaatttttccttattatatAAGATACTCAATTTAGGTGTTACTCTTGTATTTTATCTTCTTATCACGCTGTAAATATATCCTTATCTCGTATCTTTTACACTGCTTTATTTCAAATCCTTACATTTGTTACCCCTTTCGTTTCTAGTTAAATTTAGGCATGTCTTTGCTAAAATTTTGTCAAGAAACGATGCACTtatttcggtaaaaaaaattgtctgtttaatataattaatgaaataaaagatctCTGAACATGCAGTTTGAATTGTCAAGATTTTTGTGctggttaattattttttccttgtatGGGCAAGTATTTGATTTGTAGCATAtgcttgtttgttttaattGGAAACAACCGATGATTGTATTTGGATATAGCAAGTCTctgtattattttcataaatctatgattttgattatttttagtgtttacTTTATTCCAAATTGAGTGATATCAATCTTTTCTTTGTTAAGCACAAGAAGTGTGACTATTGGTTTGCTGATATCCCATGATAGTTTATTACAACCCCGTTTGCTTTAATTTCACTTGAtactatttcttaaatttgtttttatgttgaaaTCAATAACTGTTATTCATTCAATGACTGAATAATTAATATCCAAGTACAATTTCAATACCCATAAGAAGAATTTAGCTGATCCGACCCCCGCCCAAATTTGAGCACTCGGAGGATATGACCCGCCGCCGCGACAGCCCAGTCGAGGGGGCCGCAATCCGACAGCCGGCACATGCTCCCAGCCGACCAACCAGATCAGTTAGGTCACATCCGTGGCATTTATCAAAAACCAAACATATAAAGCTGATGGCAACAgcaagaaaacattaaaagctCCAAGGGGTCCACTTTATAATACAGTTTGCCGGCGAGACCTCCCTTATAGTGAGCCAGTGAACCTACAAACCATTTCATTGTTGtataaagtaaaacaagtaaaatgaaGGATTAACAACAGGCAGGCCCAGTGGAGACAAGAGAAGAGTCTTGCATAACAAATCGTAGGTTGCaagcaaatgaaaatataaaattttgcacacagaaaaaagtaaaaattacggagCAAATCAGCGAACTCACTACACCAAATATACAATGAATCAGTAGTTGGCAAGTGGCCTCAGAGGAAgcatttaagtaaaaacaacAGGAACAATAGTCAATACCCGTAAGGAATAGTTTGTCCGACCCGCCGAAAATTTGGACACACGGTGGAAATGACCCGTCGCCGCGATTGCCCAGACGAGGGGGTCGCGATTCGAACACCCGCACATGTGCCCAGCCGGACAACCAGTTCGGCTAGGCACATCCGtggcatttattaaaaagatccaactttacagaatttttttaaaaacaggtgACGGCCCCAGCAATAGGAAATTAAGCTCCGAGAGGTTCGCCTTATAATGCAGTTTGCCGACGAAACCTCCCTTATAGTGAGCAAAGTTTACAGACCATTCCAACAGATACATGGTTGCAGTAACATAGTAtacaaaattgcataaaatattgttatgtcTGCCTTCATAAAAGGATAAAACAGTTATATAAAAATCGAACCAAAAACGttccaataaataataatgagatGCAATAGAGTGAGATTAAAACTAATATGTTTGAGGCAGGGCAGGTGGTCGCATAGTAGCACTCCAAGGAGAAGCAAGAAGAGCAATGAGGCCAAGTTTAATCCATGTGTAAGGAGTCCAAGAGATCATCTGGTGTCATAATGTCCACCAAGGTACGTTTGATAATCTCGATAATAGCCTGTTTTTGTACTTAAGGTCTGAACCAAAGTGTCATGTCGTTCATGTTATGGAAAAGGTTACCACGAAGTGTCCGAAATTTTTCGCACTAGGTGATAAAGTGTCTGAGGGATTGATACCTTCCACAATATTTACAGCTAGTAGTGGCATGAAATAGCCTAGCTTGGTGCTCGCCGAACACTCCGTGACCAGTAAGGAATTGATTCAGAAAGAAATCACTAGAAAACCTATTCTCCTTGACATTTGGGTAGAAAGTGTGGGAGTGTCTCCCATTAGTTGTGTTTGACCACCTGCCAAATCGCATTGCTTACCCACCTCAACCTGTAAATTAATTTGTGGTTTCGTCAGAGGATAAAAGTAGTCGATCCCGCCATGTTTGGCTAGCATATAGCTGATATGCTAGTCAATAcccataatattattattatgaaaggTCTCTTCCAGTACAAAGGTATGGTCAGCAAAATTCACATTatcttataacaaataaaatatttcctttgcAATAAAAGCGTTAATTAAGTTTgcatataaaaatctctttctTTCAGACTAGAGGATGTCTTTTCATagcaaaaatgtagaaaaatatacgcattttttatcgctttaacagtattagaaaattttaatgtaaaagtaaacttattttttaaatattttataacttttgcaattgtatttttatacttaaaatattgttcaaaatcaTCCTCGAATGATAcagatattcaaaaaaataatgcaaatgaatttacattgcaaacatttattacataatttagatTTCCCTTTAGGTACagaatgtttaaaacaaaaagaattagaatacacaaaaagaggaaaaaattataaatcagtgAAATGCAGATTGGAATGATTCACTAACTACTGCAGCAGATTGTGCTGCAGAACCATAGTTGACATTTCCAATGCTAGCTGAACCAAGAATATGAATCAAAGCTGCGATCAATTCAACGAGTGCTTGTATAGTAACTTCACATTCAGAAGCTCCGGGATTACCAGCTCTTACTTGAGACATTACAGTTCCAATTGTATTTGAAAGATTTGAAGCATTAGCTGTACCTCCAGACACTAATTTTGACGCAACAAAAGAAATTCGAGAAGTTGATGCTGGAGACGAAATCGCCGATGCTGCAGCGGATGCTGCTGCGGCACCTGATTCACCTGGTCCATAACCACCGGGTCCATATCCACCTGAACCTCCTGATCCACCTGCTGCAGCGGCTGCTGCTGCGGCTGCGTCACCTGATCCGCCGGGTCCATAACCACCTGGACCATATCCACCTGGTCCGTATCCACCTGGTCCACCTGCTGCTGCAGCGGCTGCTGCTGCGGCACCTGATCCTCCTTGTCCATAACCACCTGGTCCATATCCACCTGGTCCACCAGATCCACCTGCTGCTGCAGCAGCTGCTGCTGCGGCACCTGATCCTCCTGGTCCATAACCGCCTGGTCCATATCCTCTTGAGCCTCCTGATCCACCTGCTGCAGCGGCTACTGCTGCGGCTGCGTCACCTGATCCGCCGGGTCCATAACCACCTGGACCATATCCACCTAGTCCACCAGATCCACCTGCTGCGGCAGCGGCTGCTGCTGCGTCGCCTGATCCTCCTGGTCCATATCCACCTGGTCCATAACCACCTGATCCATTTCCTCCTGAACCTCCTGATCCACCTGCTGCTGCAGCAGCTGCGGCTGCGTCTCCTGATCCGCCGGGTCCATAACCACCTGGACCATATCCTCCTGGTCCGTATCCCCCTGGTCCACCCGATCCACCTGCTGCTGCAGCGGCTGCTGCTGCTGCGGCACCTGATCCTCCTGGTCCATAACCGCCTGGTCCATATCCTCCTGAGCCTCCTGATCCACCTGCTGCAGCGGCTGCTGCTGAGGCTGCGTCACCTGATCCGCCGGGTCCATAACCACCTGGACCATATCCACCTGGTCCGTATCCACCTGGTCCACCTGATCCACCTGCTGCTGCAGCGGCTGCTGTACTAGTGGCACTATCATTTCCTGATGCTTGGGCAAACATACTGATCATAGTACGGATTTCATTAACAAAAGCAGGATTTCTGCTTCCTGTTGTTTCGTAAAATGCCGCATCTAAAGCACTTGCTATGGCATCAGTAGTCGCTCGAACATTCTGACCGCTTGCATCCGATACGGCAATTTCTGCTACAGCAGATGCGAAGGCTGTGTTTAAAGCTTGCATTTTGTGGGGAGTTATATTTCCTTTCATTCCGCCCATTGCTCCCATCATTGTTTCTCCTATAGAACTCATATCCTCCATTTGGTCTTGCGAAAACGCTCCACAACTTCCAGCATaagtcataaaacttttaacaaacgCATCAGCTCTTTCATTGCTAGTCCATGGTGTATTGTGATTCCCTACAGCAAACTTGCTGTGAAGGCATACAGCTAGCAAAAAAGCTAAAGAAAGTCGACTGAACCAAAACATCTTTAAGTAAAGCTCGACTGAATACTTTTCCTGTTCCTCCTGCCTCCTTTTTATACAGCAGTTTTCGTGAGAAGGAGCAGGTTTGTCAATATCATATAACGCGAGCTTTGACGCAAATGCCATCTTCAGGTGTAAATACACCTGCTTTTCAGTGCGACGTGGAACATTTTACGTagcatttttttgaataatttgatatCTGTTAAgccttatgaaaattttatgtttagccttattaaacttaaaatgatcgttttttatacaatttttgatGGCTTGAACTACAGTGCTGAGATTcatgaacattttattatttaacagtaatttattaatacatcaTCTTAATGAATtcggtataatttttattcggtGCGAAAAGAGGAtgtgtttcaatttaaaattttggaagcaaatattttttttatttttggtttccaTTCACGTTGATTTGCAGAACttgagtttgaaataaattgagggaaaattttttattggaaatatcaCATTTTCCTAACATTCATCTTTTTgaagaaatcat includes:
- the LOC107454281 gene encoding spidroin-2 isoform X1; the protein is MFWFSRLSLAFLLAVCLHSKFAVGNHNTPWTSNERADAFVKSFMTYAGSCGAFSQDQMEDMSSIGETMMGAMGGMKGNITPHKMQALNTAFASAVAEIAVSDASGQNVRATTDAIASALDAAFYETTGSRNPAFVNEIRTMISMFAQASGNDSATSTAAAAAAGGSGGPGGYGPGGYGPGGYGPGGSGDAASAAAAAAGGSGGSGGYGPGGYGPGGSGAAAAAAAAAAGGSGGPGGYGPGGYGPGGYGPGGSGDAAAAAAAAGGSGGSGGNGSGGYGPGGYGPGGSGDAAAAAAAAGGSGGLGGYGPGGYGPGGSGDAAAAVAAAAGGSGGSRGYGPGGYGPGGSGAAAAAAAAAGGSGGPGGYGPGGYGPGGYGPGGSGDAAAAAAAAAGGSGGSGGYGPGGYGPGESGAAAASAAASAISSPASTSRISFVASKLVSGGTANASNLSNTIGTVMSQVRAGNPGASECEVTIQALVELIAALIHILGSASIGNVNYGSAAQSAAVVSESFQSAFH